The genome window CGATGAGGTCCGCCGCCAGAAATGCCCCCTGAAACCCCCGTGCGCCAAGCGCCGCGAGCGCGAAGAGGCCTGACCGATAGGTTGCCTCGGGCATTCCCTCGCCAGGTTTTCCATCCGCGAGACCGGCATAGTGCCGGGAGTATGTTTTCGCATCCTGAACCGGCCCCACAAGCGGCAGGTGGTCACCGGTATCGCAGCGCAATCCGGTCCATGCCGTTTCGACCCGGGCGTCGAATTCGGACAGGAGTTGGTCGTGACGGCGCAGAAGGTCTGCGCTCTCCTGATCGGAAACCGGGACAGGGGCCAGCGGCGCGCGGGGCGTCGCGGTCGCGCCCAGGGCGAACCGGCCCTCGCTGTCCGCCGCGGTCATATATCCGTCCTTCATCACCGCCTGCGTCGGACCGTTCTCACTGCGAAGGATCAGACATTGTCCCGATCCGATGCGCATGCCGTATCCGCCCGGTGCAGCCGGTAGAAGCGCGGCGGTGCCGGGACCACAGGCCAGAATGACCGCTTCCGCCTCATGGATGATACGGCCGTCCCCCGCGATGATCTGCCACCCGTCGGCGTGCTGCCGGATGTCCGCAACGTCCCTTTCAATGGCTGCATGTGCGCTGAGGCGAGTGAGAAGCCGGTCGGGGTTGATGGCGCCGGCCTTTGAGAGGGACAGGCCGCCTGGAAGGGTGCCGTCCGGTGCAAATTCGGCCAGATCAGTAGACGGCCAGTTCAGGGCGTCCTTCAGTTTCTGAAGCTTGATGAGATCGGATTGTGTACCGGCTGCAATCCTCAATCCCCTCGGCCCCGCCCAGATGTCGCCGTCGTCCAGCGCGTCGAGTTCCCGGACGGCATCCCAGAACGCCTGGCGCCAGAATGTTGCAAAGGGCTGGTCGCCGCGGATCAACTTCGGCGCGATCAGGGCGCGGGGCAGGGTGCTGGCGGCGTAGGCGCGGCTTGCGCGGCCGGCAATGCGGACCGGCGATCTGTGCCGGTCCCGCAGGGCACGCTCGACCGCCCGAGCGGCGATACCGTCCCCGATAATGGCAATCCGGCTATCCTGGGACAGTGGGGCGGGCTGGGCGTGCCAGGGTGGTCCGCTCCACGCGACGGGGCCGGTATAGGTCGCGGTGACGCAGTCCCGCTTGCGCCCAAAGCCCGGACGCTTGGAGACCTTGAAGCCCTGATCGGACAGACCGCGCCGAACCGCGCCGGCCGCGGTGAAGGTCGCCAGCTGCGCGCCCTCAGCGCTGTTGCGGGCGACCTGTTTCAGAACTTCGGGTCGCCACATCTCCGGATTGCGGGACGGGGCGAAGCCATCCAGGAACCAGGCGTCTGCCCGGAATGACATGGACGAAAGCATCTCGGCCGCTTCGCCGATCATGACGATCAGCCTCACCCGACCTTCGGCGAGGCGTATTCGGTGAATGCCGGGCACGGCGCCGGGCCACGCGGCGACCAATTGCTGAGAGCGTGCCAGATGTTCGGGAAAGGCCGCATGCGCACGGCGCATCGACTCCCTGCCCATCGGATAGGCCTCAACGGACAGGAAATCCAGATGGGCTCCATCGGATGCGTCCCGCGCCCAGGCGGCCCAGGCTTCCAGAAAGTTCAGACCGGTGCCGAAACCCGTCTCGGCGACACAGAGCCGTTTCCGTCGGCAAAGGTCGCCGAAATTCGTGCCCTCCAGAAAGGTGTGACGCACCTCTCCGCGCGGGTCGTCGACGGAGTAGTAGACATCGGCGAACCGCGTCGCAAAGGGCACGGTGCCGCGCCATTCCAGGCTGTCATCTTGCGGAGGCGTCGTCATGATTGCCGAGGATATGCCTCAAGCGGCCTGATCCGGGCAAAGGAAATTCGGGCAAAAGAAAAGCGACGACACGATTCGGGCCTACACTTAATCTCATCGGCCGTCATCGTGCGTCGCCAGGATGCCCTAACCCCGTGAGGCCGGGGATCGGGCGGTTGGTCGATGCGCGAAACCTAGATGCCGCGTGTTGCAGGTTGTTTACCGGATCGTGTTTTTTTCGTGACCTGGTGAGCCTCTATTTGGGGCTGCGATCCTCGCCGACGATCAGCTCTCCCGCGCCCTGTTCCAGCAACTGGTCGAATGCGGATTCCAGGGAGGCGGTTTCCCTGGGCAGAACCCCCATAACCTCGACAAGGCGCTGTGCCTCGTCGCAGACCATCATGCGCACGATGATCCGCTCTTCGCGGCGTTGTGCCTCATAGGGTTTACCCTGGCATGCGGATATCCCGGTATAATCCGTCGGCGTATCGACCAGCACGAGGACACGCGGGGCGCCGGCGTCCGGCAAGCCGCCGCCGGCCCCTTCAAACCGCAGGGATTGGTCACGCTGGGAAAGGTGCTCAGCGAAGGTGTTCGCAAGCGCGGCATCATTGCCATAGGGATTGTTGACCGCGTGTACGGGGACTGCGCGACCAGCCCGGGCTTCCGCCCCCAATGCGCGCAGGCTGCCGTATGTGCCGACATAGGTGACCTGGGTTCTGGGGCCGGCCTCGTCACACGCCGTTAGAACGGTCAGGGTCGCCGCGAAAGTCAGGTGAAACAGGCCGCGCATCTCTGGCTCCGGTCAGGAAGAAGTCCTTGTCAGAGTGGGGCGCATCGGGTGGGATTTCAATGCGCAACGGATTGGGAAACGGGCCTGTATGAGCGATGAACCCCTTGAACTCGAAGATGTTCCTTCGGGTATCGACCGGAAGGCATGGAATCGGCACGCGTTGTTGTCGCCGACCGAGATGGGGGAGGCAGACCGTCTTGCAATCGAGGGCGGCCTGGCAGGCTATGACCTCATGCAGGCTGCGGGAAATGCCGTTTTCGACGCGGTTACCGAACGCTTTCCGATCGGCCGTGTGGCCGTCCTCTGCGGGCCAGGCAACAATGGCGGGGACGGGTTTGTTGTCGCGGAACGGCTGTTGCGCGCCGGATGGGACGTTCGTCTTGGTCTGTTGGGAGACAGGTCGGCACTGAAGGGGGATGCCGCGCAGGCGGCAGCGGATTTCACGGGAGGGGTAGAGCCCCTGACGCCCGG of Alphaproteobacteria bacterium contains these proteins:
- the mnmD gene encoding tRNA (5-methylaminomethyl-2-thiouridine)(34)-methyltransferase MnmD; translation: MTTPPQDDSLEWRGTVPFATRFADVYYSVDDPRGEVRHTFLEGTNFGDLCRRKRLCVAETGFGTGLNFLEAWAAWARDASDGAHLDFLSVEAYPMGRESMRRAHAAFPEHLARSQQLVAAWPGAVPGIHRIRLAEGRVRLIVMIGEAAEMLSSMSFRADAWFLDGFAPSRNPEMWRPEVLKQVARNSAEGAQLATFTAAGAVRRGLSDQGFKVSKRPGFGRKRDCVTATYTGPVAWSGPPWHAQPAPLSQDSRIAIIGDGIAARAVERALRDRHRSPVRIAGRASRAYAASTLPRALIAPKLIRGDQPFATFWRQAFWDAVRELDALDDGDIWAGPRGLRIAAGTQSDLIKLQKLKDALNWPSTDLAEFAPDGTLPGGLSLSKAGAINPDRLLTRLSAHAAIERDVADIRQHADGWQIIAGDGRIIHEAEAVILACGPGTAALLPAAPGGYGMRIGSGQCLILRSENGPTQAVMKDGYMTAADSEGRFALGATATPRAPLAPVPVSDQESADLLRRHDQLLSEFDARVETAWTGLRCDTGDHLPLVGPVQDAKTYSRHYAGLADGKPGEGMPEATYRSGLFALAALGARGFQGAFLAADLIAAQIDGSPVAVSDAVRHALAPSRFQIRAISRRQIPPPRP